The sequence tataattaaaaaagtttaagatCCAACCACATCAAACTgaaaatattctattattataatgTGCTATTggtattttagtaataattaaatcaaaattatattataaccGAACCgtattatatcaatttaaaatcaaaccgtaaaactaattttataattctttaatatattaaaagctttttattatataattttttttaaagaaaaaacatggacatataagtataaaataatttaattggcTTGTATAGATAGTGAAATAATACTGGATAGGCTtgtataaaactaaaaaatctGATTCAATACGGTTCGacacttttatatttagtacgattttgttttttccattttaaaaGCAGCAAAATTTGATGCACTACTAATTCTTTAAGGGTAACCGTGCCAGAGTGATTGTGCTCATAAACTCTATATAAAAGGATCAGTGCTTGACTTGATAATTCTTTTTGAGTTAAACTCGTTCTCTTTCCACATCTTTCACtacttgttaattttttaaaagtatgaaaaataaaaagtttcgaatttaattctttatccaacatttattatgtatatagTGATGAAAGTTTATCGGACAACCTTCAGGAAAGGAGCCCTACAGGTCAATTTTGTTCTTGAATGATCTATCCCTTAAATATATTAGACTTTAAAAGAGGCCAACTTACCAAAATTTGTCTACTGGGTTCAGTTCTATGGACCCATTTATTCACAAGCTGAAGCTTAATGGGCTAACGGTTTTGGATTTGGTTTCACATCATTGGGcccaaatttataattcacCACGTGCTGATTTCTTTTctagtttatatatatttctccGATGATCAGTGAACCAAATCTTCCACAACTGGACACGTGTCAGTCCACACTCTCCACCACTCTTGTGAAAAATCCTGGCCTCAACTCTCATTGCTAAACCCgaaccaaaagaaagaaaaacgaGAAAGGCAAGAAAAGAGCTACAGCTTAAACAGAAAAATCTCATTCTGTAAGTAGCAGATTACTCTGCtctaaatacatatatatactcCCTCCACagtaatgttattttattgtcTTCTGTAATTTGTTACTCTGTAGTTTCATGATTTTTGTATCTTTGAATATGTATGTTACTTGGGTACTTTGGATAGCATCATGAGTTACAATATTCTCTGACGAGTTTTGTCGAATAGATTATAGGCGTATTATAAATGTGAcggaattaaatatatgatttgTTATTGGTTGTATCTATTTTTCGTCGTCAGTGTAGAAAAAACTGTAATGTGTATGGAAGAATAATTTCATGGATGTGTTATCCTGATTGTTTGGGTATTGAATGCTCCTAATTATTCTGAATTTTATGGCTTTGGTGTAAAGATCACATCTTTTCCCGTCAAAACCCATCACCACAAGACTAAAGAATaagttgttgttgttgttgttgtcaAACTATTGCATCTTGGATGCTATACAATGAATGAAGTGAAGTAGAGACTTTAATTGGGATCTGGGGAATGATATCTCAATAGTTAATGATAATATGTTATTCTTTGGAGAGTTctgatcttttattttaactctCCTTACTACACCATTTAACTATTTGTATCacttttcaattttgaaaAGGGAGCTTCCACTAATGTTTATGTTGGTTGTTCTTTTATGTCAGTACTTAAATTTTCTTCTGCAACTGTCATTTTGTGAGTTAATAATGAGCAAGTGGAAGTTTATTTAGTTAACATTTGGTACTATGCTTAATCTCAAATTTACTCAACAGAATTGTCACATTACTATGATAATATTTAGCATATGCTTTGGGTAAATGAGGCTCCTAATGTTCcatctttttgttttgttatttcaGCTCGAGGACTCGTCAAAATGGAGATAGGTGCCACAAGGTAAGCATCCTTAAcaaacattttatttatttatttttatacaatacCTATTCTTGAAATGGTGTAAAGGTCTAAAATTACCTGAAATTATGTGTTTCTCCATGATCTTTTAgccaaaaggaaaataaaactattatttCCTTACAATATACTCTTCCAATTTGATTGCTAGTGGGAACACTGATGGATTAAACTTACTACTTAGAATGTATTAACCAACTTAATGGTCTTTCTGAAAATTAAGTTAGGATTTGGGACTTTATTTATCAAGATTATTTATGTCATGGGTATGATAGGTGCTTTATAAGCAGACAAGTACTGTGGTTTTCATGGAGTTCACGAATGTTAGATTGGAAATGTATCCATAAACTTCCTAGCAATGTAAAGACAAGCTGCCCAAGATTGTCTCATCCTTTTCAAGGATCTTCAACAAAGGCTTGGTTGAGCCAAGAATTCTGGAGAACATATGCCATGCCAGTTAGTCTGGAGGAGTCTTCGTCAACACAATTAGAAGATGAAGAGAAGGCATCTGATGCTTCACCAGGGGATGCTCGACCATTGAGCAGCGATGAGGTGAGCTCGTATTTGTACTGTGTTTGTTATTTTGTGACAAATATCAAATACACCATCCCTTTTACCCTGTAACTGAATTGGGATGGAGAAACTAGGAAATGTTGGGTCTTGTTGATGAAGAGATCAAAATAACGCGCTAGTGAAAAGACACTTTCGTACCTATTAACTAGAACACAAAATTATACTGTCTTTtcctataatatttataagtgaAGAAGTATAAGCGCAAAAAAGTAGCATGTTATCTGCTTAGTTTTTGTGACATGTAAGCCATACACTGGAAGAAAGTGAAGAAGTCATAAAGGAAGAAACGTATGAgagaaaacatatatatacccAACTTTTTGAAATATCCTGACTTTCTGATCATCCGTTGAGGGCTCTGAACtatatttctttgtttctctcttgTTATTCTCTATTGACTTTAAACAGGCTGATATTCATGGATGATGAGGGGAAGGTATAAATGAGCAAGGGCAAAGCACTTTCCCTTTGTACTGACTAAGCAGTGTTACTAAGAGATACACTTTATGTCAAGGGTGGCACTGATTTAGACTCTTCCTTTGCGTATAAATGAAAGAATACTACCGTTTGCCTCAATCACTGTTAGTGTACTAGCAGGCGGCAAGCTGTTATCATTCTTTAATGACTTCTTAATTGCATGATGCCTGAGCCCTGACGAAATTGGGAAGAAAGCATTGAGTCATCAGTCCATTAGATGCCAGCATCTGATAATAGCTGTAGTAGACTTTGCACTTCGTAGTTTGTCTGTGGAAGTTCCAATTCATTTTGTATTCGTACTTTCTCTTTAAAACAAGTGAGGTCTCACCGAGGATAATTAAGATATAGATACACAACTTTCCAGTACTGAGACttgaattctttaattttttaacagtTGAAGTTACTGCTAGCTGATTCAGAAAGAGACAAGCTCGTTAAAAAACTAAGTGAAGCCAATCAACATAATCGACTCCTCAAACGACAGGTTAGTCTATGCCAAGACTTGGATGTGCGTGCAATTggtatttaaataaatctgattattttatgtattctCTTGTACTTCTTTCAATACCTCGTATTATATATGTGTTGTTagcttttattatattctaattacTTTGTTGACAGAAGCTTTGCTAGGAGAATTAAATTTACTGTATACTTGTTTGCTCAACCATCACAGAGCTTTCATGCATGCACATATGAAAAACCAAATATAAAGTCAAAATAGGCAGTGCcgtgttattttctttcccaACCATTGACAAggaagtgaaagaaaagaaaaaaaaaaatatgtcccatcaaagaaaacaaaaaagatgaTGGATAACACCCTAAGGCCCCACACTAACTATGAATGTTTAGTTGTGTCCCTTGATGATTAACTATGTGTAATTTGGTCTTTTTAACTGTTCTGTCATGCGAAAAAATTGAGACCCTTGTTTAGTTAACATGACAGTTCAAGTTTACACAATCTCATGCAAAGTAAGTCCAGTGTCTATCTTCATTAAACTCATGAATCTTCTGTCTTTCTTGTACTATCTTCTGATCTGGATTTgcaagaattaaatattttgacgTGAAACTCATAGTCTTAAATGAAAAACATACTTTTCCATGCTGCATGTGGGCATTCCGCATCAGGATAAAGCCCTTATATTCATTTTCCCTCTTCTCTGCAGCTTCATGCAAAGGAAGACTCACTGGTTAACTTCAAAAGCGAACTTGCTGTAGTGGAGCATGATATTCAGGTTCACTCCATACCTTTTCCTAAGTTTGTATCTGAGTGATTGTTTTAATGTTGAATAATTATGTAGATGTGTCAAATGtttctttagaaaaattatgttcACATTTAATGTTGTGCGACTGTTATTATAGTGACAAGAATTAATCATGAACTACTGGCAGGGTTTTTACTTCACTCCTTGATTCATGGGATGATTACAGAGAATAAGAAATACAACAAACCTCACAACAGTATACCTTAGTCTCTCATTATTTTACCATATAAACATTGAattcattatttctttctttctctttcctttctcacAAGTGAACTTGATTGTGAACTTATCTCTTTTGCAGTACATTGTTGAGCTTGATCTTTTCATCTGACCCATTTACATATATTCGATGGTTTTCACATCATGTGTCCTCAGCATTAAGCTAAAACATGTGGTCTTTTGCATTTATATCGTGTTACAGATTCTAAAGTACTATTATTAGcacattatattattttgtatggACAACAGGCCTTGGTTACACTGGCAGAAGAAATAGCTCAATCTGGCATTCCAGAAGGTTCAAGAAAGATAAATGGGAAGTACATTCAGTCTCACCTCCTTTCGCGTTTACAAGGTAGAATAATTGTTGCTTGTAAATTTTATGTCGATGGCTTTCCTCTGTATAATGATGCAATGGGGTCATAAATGTGGTGGGTGATATTCTATTaagcaaatataaatatttatatatatatatatgttcaaATTGCAAAATCTTAGTAAGTTCAACCTTCTGTCTTTTCAGTTTCTTTCCTTATTCTTTTAACTTTCCCATGAAGTTGCAATATGGTGTTTTAAAGGCCTTTATATTGAATTTGTTGGCAAATTGGATCAGTGTGCCTTTCGATCAATTTATTGGTTTGGGTGATAATCATCTTGCTCTTGTGACATGGCAGACCAAGTTTAACAAATTTGTTTGAATGAGCTTTTTCCATAATATCCTAACAACAGTTCAAATTCTCCCTCTTTCTTGTTGCTGTATAGTTGTCCGCGAAAAACTGAAGGAACAGATAAAGGACATTGATGCTGCACAATCCAAGGAGGTTCACTTATTCTGGTATGGCATGGCAGAGGTAAGCATGCAAGAATAGACCATAAACTAAGACATATTTCTTTACTCATGTTGGCTTGCAAAAGAATCTGATTGATTTCTGCAAAAGAATGGATTGGGAAGTGATTGCTATCGGCCTCTTTTATCTTATGGTCTGAACTATTGTTCTGATCTCAACTTCTATAGTCGTATAATCATATGTATATAACTCAACCCCTTGCTCATGGTATTTGCAGTATGATCTTGTGGTGGTGTTATTACTGCGCTGGAACATAAGTCTTTTTAGGATGGATAGACCATTTCATCCACTTACTGTTTGAGAAGAAAAGTTGATAAAACTATTATCgttttctttctcttaaaACAAAGTGCAGATCATATTAGCtgtttttaatattgcatgaaaATCTCTTATAGCGACTGATCATCATTGTATTTCACTACTTTCATACCAGCCTGGGACTTTTTTCCGGCTTTGAGGATGCATGTTTTATGCTTGTTCTTCAATTGCTAGGTTTTCTTGGGTAGATCTATTTCTAGCTTTAAGTAGACAGTACGATCGTTATAAAGTACTTGGTAGAGTACTCAAAAGATTCTCAAAGATTAATTATGACATTCAGACAAGAcctcatttatataaatataatatgtgtatatatacacacacagaATGTACAAGTAATGGGCACCTTTGATGGCTGGAGTCAAGGAGAGCACTTATCACCAGAGTATGATGGTTCCTTTACTAAGTTCACAACAACATTATTGCTTAGACCTGGAAGGTACATGCTATTATTCTCAAATTTAACATTCTGTTTTACTAATGGGTGTTCATCTTTATTAACCTAATCACTTTCTGCTGTATAAGGTATGAGATTAAATTCTTGGTGGATGGAGAATGGCAACTATCTGCAGAATATCCTACTGTTGGTGAGGGATTAACACAAAATAACTTGTTAATAGTTGAATAGTTAGGTTCTCAAGGTGTGAGATACCACTTTCTAGTATGagcttcttctttctttcttgttctttttttcttcttttttcttttttccctccCCCTTTCAGTGCATTTCTATTGTTGGCTTGTTAAATTTGAGCTTAATGTGTCCTGTGAGTTCCAATTTGCAAATCTGAAAATTTTGTAAATGATTGCtatatattagtaaatttgaAGAATAACATTTTATGTTTAGGTTTATTGGGGCTAACCTCTACTTTAATGTCAAAGAATtacagaagaaaagaaatttggcccaaataaattttttagtttcatTTGCAAGTCATCAAATTTTGAGtaaatttattacattttcAAGAATCAATTATGTTCATAAGCAGATCATTGGGATATTTGATGGGACTGCACTCTATGTAGTACTCTCACATCCCTGAgattttcattctttattctattttGAATTGTTTTAATGGCAATTATAAACAATTTCTTGAAATGTAAATGAAAATGCACTACTGAATGCATGAACTTCATCTAGTTCAAGCATTAACTGCcataaatttataacaaatttAGCGAGAATATGATTAAGTTAATTCATATGTAGATATTATTTGAATGCAGATAAAGCATATGTAGATATATTCTCAATTATTGaccacaaaagaaaatatattaaaagtccTGCCGATGTCACAGCTGATGTAATGTAATCTAGGATTGAACAAAGGTAATACTCaaaattccttcctttctttcattatttcctttttgaaattttgtttgggGTAAAGTGCCCTTTCCCTATGTTCAAAAGGCAAGGGCCAGTATGCTATTtctatgattttctttttctttcttaaaaaagaGGTATGCTATTTGTATATTATAAACCTATAAAAACTGTGTCTGGcattgaaattaaaaaggtattttttttcagcttataactattatttattttatttttaaaatttttaaaattatttttgtaaaaagaagataaattgatatttaaaaaagaaggtttagaaaaattattttgtagaaaattaataatattgaattGAAAAGATCTTAAAcatgtttttttaatatccaatatcaattaaaaaacaCATTTAATTATGGAGAAATTCTTAAATAGATTCAATCTACCAGGTCATTcgtataaattaaattaaatgttgatttgttacataatttattaagtgttatatttatattggttGGTTGATTTATTACCATTAACCGTCCgcaattaaaaatcaatcaataCAAATGCAACAATTATTAgacaatattatatattattatataattgattgTATATATGGATAATATGATAGACTGATTTTAGGGTTAAAAAAGAACTTTTCAAATACCGAAATTAGGGTTAGTGTGGCCTCaaacaagaataaataaataaaagaatatgagaTTAATTCttcgaattttttttaactttttttatctccttaaagaaattcaaaatctaccccaattaatttcaatgtttaaattcttttatctgATGTTcctgaatttttttattaacttgaCCGTCAGAGTGATTTTTCAGGTATCACGCATAGGGAATGTTAACCTCTGTTTTACAGGTGCTGCATCTAAAACAATTCGCCCGAAAAGATCGGAATATAGAtcaaaatttctgattttgatttgtatcaattatattaatataaatatcgatacttattacttttttttaaatacaatGAAGTGATTAATATATGGGATTCATCCCTTGATAGCAGTCCATAAATAGTCAAATAAGTTTTTAACTGGAATGTCTTTGTGTTTTGATGCTAATAAGACGAGGAATCACACGCCGCCcgtgatacgaactcgaaccggatacgttcaaacaccaagataagtaatggtgagaaaatcaaactgataaacgctctccctatttaagaggaagcacccttaccaataagttcgaattcgtcgccccaaaatctaacttaaaagtttgcaattgattatggaactaacaaacttagcaatagaactactaagccctttagttataaatagatgaagaatgttcaaacaacccaagaaactaataaaaagttaattgattgatcaaacatgtagatgtgaaactaaatcaaacaagttaatttaatctcaagaaatttaataaggaacaccttaaggaataagagttaacaactcaaataaaaattgattgatcaaacatatagatgtgaaactaaatcaaacaagttaatttaatctcaagaaattcaataaggaacaccttaaggaataagagttaacaactcaaataaaacttcattcagaaatgtatattaaTCTCCTGTgctttagccgaaatacatatctctatttatagagtcttgaaatgattctaaccctaaaaaagactaagagataagcaataaagaatcaaaccctaaaagactcctaatgtgcggctgcctccttctctaagcataagtgctagctgccctagggttaagtgagacctccaatgcttctagaaatcctaatgtgcagcccaatgcttctagaagcCCTAATGTgaggcccaatgcttctagaaaccctaggaaaatctgttgactttgatccttgatctttgaccttgaccttgttccatgatcagaagtttaagcttcattaatagcaattaatgtcactatcttcaaggcgttgttatcttcattaaaagtaCCATCATTAgtcatcttcaaaacatgcttcaagtaagaatttaagacttgcttgaattttttactccttgctcgtgtcattggctctccataggctagtggatccatgctagttgacttagatgtaTCCTTGGTTGCATTAGCCCATTTGTCAGTTCTTGTTCTAATGATCAggcaaacaaaaaaagaacaagaagagaGGGAGCTGGAAGACACATTGCATGTGCATGTGAggttaaaaattgaaaatgaaatggAAATGGATGCGAATACTACAACCTGGAGAAACGCGCAAGAGTGAGACCTTACTTTATCTTGTGTCGTGGGTCAAATATGATACAACATtcaacaacatttgctttcTTTTCACCAACATTTGTCTCttatttttagtttctcaGTAAAACATGCATTCCTTTTTGTGATGTCTAGTCTTACCATAAAAGTAGCAAGaccttgttttctttttattggcAGAAACATCACTTAAAGGTTCAccaaattttctcttatttccAGAATTATTTGTATGACTATTAACACCTTTCTTAGTACTAAACTCAATATGATTCACTTTAGAACCAAATTGCAAAGCAAATCTTGTCTTACAATCTCGAGTTTCCTCTTAAATCCGAATATACTTTATAATCTCGTCTATAGTGAAATCTTCAAAAGTGTAAAAGTTTCTTTACTATTCCAAGTGGGTGGCAATTTTGCAATTACAACAgtcatttataattattcagaCACTTCCACTTTTAAATCCTTGAGTCTAGAAACTAAGATAAACAAGTCATCAACTTGATCCATGACATACTTATTATCAACCATTTGAAATTCAAAGAATTTCATACTCACATATTTGTccatactttatttttttttaatgtatatttattttccaatGCACTCCAGATTTCTTGTGGGGACTTGATTGGATAGAACAAGTTATATAATCTGTCAAACAGTGCATTCAGAATGTATCATCTACAACGAATTTCATCATCCTCACGCTTTTTTCTGAATGCTTTGGTTTCTTTACTTTCATCATTAATTGGTTCAGGAATTGCAGGCAGATTTCCACTTAGTAAATATGCAACTCCCAATTCAGTAAGAAGGAAAAGTAATTTGTCTTTCCAGCAAGTGAAATTGGTTCCATCAAAACAATCTAATTTTGAATGCATTAGAATTGAACATCTTCAAAGAAACAGACTTTGAATCAGTAGTCTCTATTgtggtataattttttaagattattgGAAAAATTTTAGAAGGCTTTGAACATGATAACACTGTTCTTAAAGAAATTATGCCCCCGTTATATTACAAACTGATTAATAGGCAAACTCTTTAAAGAATTAAACAAAGCCACAAAATAGCAGTTGTAATAAACTGATATTCTCTCAAGAATAGAGAGAATAtgtttctgattttttttagaaagaaaaggaaaaaaaaaaaagttaatttctaATAGTCTACAAAGTCATATTTATAGACTTCTTATTGAATAAAGATACCGTTTCACAATAGACACCTTATTGAATAATAGCACTCTTTCACAACAGATACAAAGGCATTCTTTCGTAATAGACACCTTATTGAATAAAGACTCCCTTTTATGATAAACACCTTATTGAACAAATAGACCCTATTGCAAAAGTCATTTTATTCAGCAAAGGCACATACCTTATTGAACAAAAGCATCCTTTCGCAAAAGTCACCTTATTCAGCACAAAGGCACTTTTAAACATTTCAATACTCACATTATTAACTATATCTAACATAGAATACTACTTATAATATTTGTTACAATTGCATCTGTAGAAAGAgacttttcaaaattaaatattattataattatttacgAACAACTATGTCTCAAAATAGATTAAAtgatttaacaattttatcaattaaaaataatttattggttAAACTTgaatacaaaaatttaattaataatttctcgAAAAGCCATAAgtaattagaattagaatttaattagaatttatttatttttattttaatatttaaatcatcaTTTCTATAACTTGCCTAAAGCCATGCAGATTCTTTATGCTATTAGCAAAGatgcaaaaaaaataaataaataaaatgacatGGTCTTTGAACGAGAATGTAAATTCACTCTCATCATTGACAATACGAAGCAAGCCCTACTCAAAAATAAAGCTTCAAAATGGCAAATCAAAACTGACCTTTTTCAAcaaataaaactttataaGATTCAAGGATCCTATTTCCAAGATTTTCATCatctaaaagaaatataaaacttgGGTATTATGTTCAACTTAtctcttttttgctttttacTTTCTAAAAAGCAATTTTCATAGAATTTGGCTTCTAGTGCAAACCAATATTATAACAACATATACCCTAAGACAAATtgtaataacataaaatatagtgtaaataatgaattaaattctataaaagagaaatataaatGCAATTATAACAAACAATAACTCACTTTttgcttttcattttcaattttctaaaaCTACACATTTGATATCATGTAAATTCCACTCGGCTTGCtctgaaaatgaaaataaaaattataaatgataaataataaataataataaaatgaaaaaataaaaggaaagggATTTTCTTTAACCTTATACACATTATACACAGCACTAATATGCAGAGAATCATAATaacaaattttctttattgaatATACAGagaataatcattaaaaaaaaaaaatcatcttCAACAATTAATCGGCCCAAGAGGCGACATATACtgatagtaatttatttattgagcacttaaatcttttattatattttattgagttttaatatttttatttttattggattaataatttttatactttatgagacttttatttattcaattgaatttttatctttttaaatttatttttattattaacaaaaataaatctaaaaatataaaagctcaataaaatagaataaaaattaaaaaattcaatgaaaaactgaaaattttCATAAGCTTTGATATCTATTTATAGAACAAAGAATAGGTGAAAAGAACGAACACCACATTCCTGCCTTATTACAGTACGAACCAACCAACTTGtctatgtattattattagttttggTGAAAACAAATAAGCTTTGTGCCTATGCCCTATATCATCAGAATTACTGTTATAGGagaaccttttttttttcttttttaattctttaatccCTCTAAATATATACACTGTAATAATAATGtgaatagaaatatataaatattttaaattttaatattaaataattgacatatataattaattatttaaaattaaaaaatatatgttatttatttattaattattatttttagttgaaAATAACAAACGA comes from Ricinus communis isolate WT05 ecotype wild-type chromosome 5, ASM1957865v1, whole genome shotgun sequence and encodes:
- the LOC8258925 gene encoding protein PTST, chloroplastic is translated as MEIGATRCFISRQVLWFSWSSRMLDWKCIHKLPSNVKTSCPRLSHPFQGSSTKAWLSQEFWRTYAMPVSLEESSSTQLEDEEKASDASPGDARPLSSDELKLLLADSERDKLVKKLSEANQHNRLLKRQLHAKEDSLVNFKSELAVVEHDIQALVTLAEEIAQSGIPEGSRKINGKYIQSHLLSRLQVVREKLKEQIKDIDAAQSKEVHLFWYGMAENVQVMGTFDGWSQGEHLSPEYDGSFTKFTTTLLLRPGRYEIKFLVDGEWQLSAEYPTVGEGLTQNNLLIVE